Genomic segment of Clostridium sp. Marseille-P299:
ATCGGTACAACGATATCGACAGGCTCCTGCTCCGATTCTGCCTCCACTGCTTTTACAAGCACACCTCTTAACTTCCATACATCTTCCAGCAATTTTCTATCATTTAGAATAATAAAATCTAGAGCCTGTTTCTTAAGTACAACTTCTTTTACCCGTTGTAGGTTTGATTCAACCTCTTCTTTTCTACCATCAAAAGTAAGAATTATGTACGCCTTTGCCTCAGGATAAGGAAATTGAATCTGTAGAAAATCCTCTCCCAACTTAATTACCTTTTTCTCTACAAATTCAATTGCAGTTGGATTAGCGCTTTCTTTAATAATTTCAAGTACACATTCAATTCCTGAATTTAAGCTACTAAAAGGAACTACTGCACTCACGGATGTTTCAGGTTTTGGAATTAACTTTAGTATACACTTTGTTATAACAGCAAGCGTTCCCTCGGAGCCTATAATTAAATTTTTAAGAGAAAGCCCGGAACTATCTTTGATATTCTTACTTCCAACTGTAATAATACTACCATCTGGAAGAACTGCTTCAACTCCCATAACATAATCTCTGGTTACACCGTACTTAACTGCTCTCATTCCTCCAGCATTTGTACTAATGTTTCCACCGATTGTTGCCAACTTTTCACCTGGATCTGGAGGATAAAATAATCCTTTTTCTTCAATATATCGCTGAAAATCCTGTAAAATAACACCAGCCTCCACCGTTACAGTAAACGTTTCGTAATCAAGTTCAAGTATGCGATTCATACGGGTCAAATCAAGAACAATTCCACCATGATCAGGTACAGTAGAACCGACCAAATTGGTTCCTGCACCCCTTGGGGTAACAG
This window contains:
- a CDS encoding FAD-binding oxidoreductase, with protein sequence MENIYELFDIIQDKNRIITEHIDEKYLSDSLGRLKGTASAVVFPISTEEVSEIMKWAYEREVPVTPRGAGTNLVGSTVPDHGGIVLDLTRMNRILELDYETFTVTVEAGVILQDFQRYIEEKGLFYPPDPGEKLATIGGNISTNAGGMRAVKYGVTRDYVMGVEAVLPDGSIITVGSKNIKDSSGLSLKNLIIGSEGTLAVITKCILKLIPKPETSVSAVVPFSSLNSGIECVLEIIKESANPTAIEFVEKKVIKLGEDFLQIQFPYPEAKAYIILTFDGRKEEVESNLQRVKEVVLKKQALDFIILNDRKLLEDVWKLRGVLVKAVEAESEQEPVDIVVPINKTAEFIEFVNELEKDSGMQMVSFGHAGDGNVHLCVIRGNRTQEEWEEEKNRNLSVIYHKAYSLGGLTSGEHGIGLSKKKYFLEETDALNVQLMRGIKEVFDQKKILNSHKSYNL